From the genome of Gemmatimonas phototrophica, one region includes:
- a CDS encoding DUF5916 domain-containing protein, with protein sequence MLLVPLLLQIAAAPLPQSLTGEPHGYPTSAPSVVTGKAAPGPVFAPRAPKIDGRDDDEIWQTVDPITRFRQFDPTEDGEPTFRTEARIAYDTRNLYVLVRNYDPRPDSILAVLQRRDGMSLSDDVVIGIDSYNDKRTGYMFRLSAAGTMADGYVFNDGEEDWGWNAVWEGSSRVDSLGWIAEFRVPLSQLRYVPRGDNTFGILVMRRVARTGERTAYPLFRRSRTGHVSQWAATSGFSALPAPRRMEIMPYTVGRYGASPRGDGTPRNAAKAQAGADVKLGLTSNVTLDAAVNPDFGQVEADPGVLNLSAFEQFFAERRPFFLEGSGIFRYDIDCNDGSCTGLFYSRRIGRTPQLRGRYGDAASPLQSQIVGAAKVTGRLKNGLSIGVIDAVTNREQGTLQRTIEPQTNYAVVRLQQDLAGGNSGVGFMLTNTARQTDQWTRDVLRNTAWTGGLDARHRFAGNRWQLSGQLAGSRVGGTAAAIAATQRSLVHLYQRGDAEHLSYDSTRTTMSGWMAQGSLNKQGGGITRMNVSTWYIAPGFEINDVGFRTRSDEMGASAWMGIRPVKPIGIFRQGQLNLNGWGFANTSGMLLGNGGNVNGWGELKSFWSVNAGVGVNNVVRSFSDRDARGGPALFVPQRLNTWAGISGDRRRSVSPQINAFAGRRFDGLGSNWQVGGGAQLRVGSQFNGSVNLSYSRNIDDQQWYGNFVDAGVPAYTFARLYQSTSSVTMRLNYTVTPTLSVESYVQPFVSTGRYTDWRAIDNGAAEDRDERFRPYTARGTPAGFRFGQLRTNNVVRWEYRPGSVLFFVWAQGRDAYDGNAERFDVTRGYSDVFSRRPENVFLIKASYWLGR encoded by the coding sequence GACCCGACTGAGGATGGCGAGCCTACCTTTCGGACCGAAGCGCGCATTGCCTATGACACGCGCAACCTCTACGTCCTGGTGCGCAACTACGACCCGCGCCCGGACAGCATTCTGGCGGTGTTGCAGCGGCGTGACGGCATGTCGCTCTCCGATGACGTGGTGATCGGCATCGATTCCTACAACGACAAGCGCACCGGGTACATGTTTCGCCTCTCGGCCGCCGGGACCATGGCCGATGGCTATGTCTTCAACGACGGTGAGGAAGACTGGGGGTGGAACGCGGTCTGGGAGGGTTCGTCACGCGTTGATTCGCTGGGATGGATTGCCGAATTTCGCGTGCCGCTCAGTCAGTTGCGCTATGTCCCACGCGGTGACAACACCTTCGGCATTCTGGTCATGCGCCGCGTGGCACGCACCGGGGAACGCACGGCTTACCCGCTCTTTCGGCGTTCGCGCACCGGGCATGTGAGTCAGTGGGCTGCCACCTCCGGCTTCAGTGCGCTGCCCGCGCCACGCCGCATGGAAATCATGCCGTACACGGTGGGGCGCTACGGCGCGAGTCCGCGTGGCGACGGTACGCCACGCAATGCCGCCAAGGCACAGGCGGGGGCCGATGTCAAACTGGGGCTCACGTCCAACGTCACGCTCGATGCGGCAGTCAATCCGGACTTCGGGCAGGTGGAGGCCGATCCCGGCGTGCTCAACTTGAGTGCCTTTGAGCAGTTCTTCGCCGAACGGCGTCCGTTCTTTCTCGAGGGGAGCGGCATCTTTCGCTACGATATCGACTGCAACGATGGCAGCTGCACCGGGTTGTTCTATTCACGTCGTATTGGTCGGACGCCGCAACTGCGGGGGCGCTACGGCGACGCAGCCTCTCCGCTACAGTCGCAGATCGTCGGGGCAGCCAAGGTCACGGGGCGTCTCAAGAACGGTCTGTCCATCGGGGTCATTGATGCGGTGACCAATCGCGAGCAGGGCACGCTGCAGCGCACGATTGAGCCGCAAACCAACTATGCTGTGGTGCGCCTGCAGCAGGATCTGGCCGGCGGCAACAGCGGCGTGGGTTTCATGCTCACCAACACGGCGCGACAGACTGACCAATGGACGCGCGATGTGCTGCGCAATACTGCGTGGACCGGTGGGCTCGATGCCCGACACCGCTTTGCCGGCAATCGCTGGCAGCTGAGTGGACAGTTGGCCGGATCTCGCGTTGGGGGCACAGCGGCCGCCATTGCCGCAACGCAACGGTCGCTGGTGCACCTGTACCAACGTGGCGACGCGGAGCATCTATCGTACGACAGCACGCGCACCACGATGTCCGGATGGATGGCGCAGGGGTCGCTCAACAAGCAGGGCGGCGGAATCACGCGCATGAACGTCAGTACCTGGTATATCGCGCCGGGTTTTGAGATCAACGATGTGGGGTTCCGGACCCGCAGCGATGAAATGGGCGCCTCCGCCTGGATGGGGATTCGTCCGGTTAAGCCCATTGGCATCTTCCGTCAGGGGCAGCTCAACCTGAACGGCTGGGGCTTTGCCAACACCTCGGGCATGCTGCTGGGGAACGGCGGCAATGTGAACGGCTGGGGTGAACTCAAGAGCTTCTGGAGTGTCAACGCCGGCGTGGGCGTGAACAACGTGGTGCGTTCGTTCTCCGACCGTGACGCCCGCGGAGGGCCGGCGCTGTTCGTGCCGCAACGCCTCAATACGTGGGCCGGGATAAGTGGCGATCGCCGTCGCAGCGTGTCGCCGCAGATCAATGCGTTCGCTGGGCGTCGCTTTGATGGTCTGGGGAGCAACTGGCAGGTGGGTGGCGGCGCGCAGCTGCGAGTGGGGTCGCAGTTCAACGGCAGCGTGAACCTCTCCTACAGCCGCAACATCGATGACCAGCAGTGGTACGGCAACTTCGTTGATGCCGGCGTGCCGGCGTACACCTTTGCCCGTCTCTACCAATCCACCAGCTCCGTCACCATGCGGCTCAACTACACGGTGACTCCCACCTTGAGTGTGGAGAGTTATGTGCAGCCGTTCGTGAGCACCGGACGGTACACCGACTGGCGCGCCATCGACAACGGCGCCGCCGAGGATCGCGACGAACGCTTCCGCCCCTATACCGCACGCGGTACGCCCGCCGGTTTCCGTTTTGGGCAGTTGCGCACCAACAATGTGGTACGCTGGGAGTACCGCCCCGGCTCCGTCCTGTTCTTCGTGTGGGCACAAGGACGAGACGCCTACGACGGAAACGCCGAGCGCTTCGACGTCACGCGCGGGTACAGTGATGTGTTCTCCCGTCGTCCCGAAAACGTGTTCCTGATCAAGGCGAGCTACTGGCTGGGCCGGTGA